The genome window CATGAAGCACACGCTATCCGCCACCCCTTTTTCGTCTGCCAGCTTCCGCAGCCTGCCCATCACTTTGCCTGTACCCACAACGGTCCAGCGTATCTTCTGTAACTGTCTTTGCTTCAGCAAAACAGCAGCCTCTATCAGCGTATCAATTCCGCGATAGAAGTGCACATTGCCCCCATACACCACTTCTACACCCTGCGGCGTTGGCTGCCACTCCGTTCGCTGAGAATAACAGGCATACAGTGCGTCTAGTTCCTCCAGAACAGGCGTGTTCTCGATGACCTCAATGCCACTGGTTTTACCGCGCAGTCGCACCACACGCTCCACATGCTCTGGAACCACCACGAATATCTGGTCAGCGGCACGGACACTTGCTCTTTCCACCAAACGCGCCAGCGCGATATTGCGGGCAAAAAAGTTTACCACCGCCCGTTTGCGCCCTTCCCATCGACGCCACACCGCCATCACCGCCGGGTAGTTCTCCGCCATGTCGAAAATCACTGGCACACCGGTGCGCTTGCCCACCGCCGTCGTCGCCAGCACCAGCGGCATGTCCCGCACGATGAGCAACTGACAGCCATCCTTCACCACCAGGTCGCGTATCGCCCTGCGCCATATCGGGTTGACATGGTATGGCAGTGTCAGGGCACCTCGCCACCTTTCGGGCGTGTCGTCCAGAATGCGGCGAACCTGCAGTCGGCTCCTCCACTCCTCGCCCTTCTGCCCCAGCAGATGAGCGTAAGGATGCGCCGCGCCCGGCTCGTTCACTCCCTTGATGTTGCGCGCCAGCACGATGACCTCGAAGCCAGCCTTCGCCAGCGTGTCGGTCATTTTCACCACGCGGATGTCGGGGTATGTGCCGAAATGGACGAAACCGATGCGTGCGGTCATCAGAGAAACCTCAACTTGCTCTTCACCCGCGTCCATTCGCCGGTAATCCACAGCGCGAACATCGCCTCACTGAAACGCCCACGATGGTCCACACACGCCGCTTCATGCACGTCCACCCGCTTCAATCGATAAAGGTGCTCGCCCGGAAGGTTCCAGCCCGGCTGAGTGGTGACTGCGGTAGCATATCCCGCTTCCGCTACCAGCGCGGCTACCCTGTCGTCGTGGTCGCCGTTTGGGTAGGCAAAGTGCTTCACCGGCTGTCCGAGCAGGCTCTCCAGCATCTTTTTGCTTTCCCTCGACTCGTCCAGCGCGACTTCTGTACGCTCGTGGGTGAGTAGCGGATGGTTCACCGTATGCGATCCAATCGTGATTGCGCTGGACGCTGCTTGCCGTACTTGCTCTCGGTTCACAAACCAGTCCGCCGGCAAACTTTCCTCACGAAAGCCAGACTCCCTCGCTATACTCTCCCACAGCCTTTCGATGCGGGCGATATCCAGCTTCTTCAACCTGTCAATGGCGGTATCTGCATCGGGGAACGGCTCAAAATCTCCCAGTTCATGTGCCAGAGGTTTCAACAGATACGGGTCATGCTTCAGCAGCAATCGCCATCGAACGTACCAGGGTAGTCGTCCATTTAGCGCACAGGTAGCGACATACACGGTCGCTGCGATCCCCAAAGACACCGCCTCTTTATAAAAGCCCGTCCACCCATCGTCGCTGGTGATGACCACCGCTCGGCTGTCGGCTGCGGCACCCTGGCGCAACCTTTGCTCTGCCTCGTATATACTGATGATTTCAAAATGCTTCTGCAGCCACTCCATCTGTTGGCGGAAGGTTTCGGGCGTGGTGCACAGCACCGGAAACAGGCGAAAGCGTTCGTCTCTCTTCGCAACCACTTCGTGGTACATGAGGATAAGAATCCCACGAAACGCCTGCAGGAGCGTTGTACGCCGACGATACACATACGATGCTATCAACGACTTGACAAATGCACGCACCTTACTCTCCGTTATCCATGTACCACCCCACCGTGCGCCTCAATCCCTCTTCAAACGACACCAATACCCGGTATCCCAGGTCCCTCTGTGCCTCGGCGATAGACGCCTCCGAGTGCTTCACGTCGCCCGCGCGCGGAGGCAGATACTGTACCTCCAGCTTGCGCCCAAAGATCGTCTCCAGCTGGCGGATGAGCTCGTTCAGCGTGTAGCGACCGCCACACGCCACGTTATACACCTTGCCCACCGCATGGGGCGACTCCATCGCCAGCAGGTTCGCCTGCACCACGTTGTCGATGTAGGTGAAGTCCCGCGATTGCTCCCCATCACCGAACACGCTCAACGGCTCGCCCTTCAGCGCTGCGGTGATGAACTTCGGTATCACCGCGGCGTACTGCGAATGCGGGTTCTGGCGCGGTCCGAACACATTGAAGTAGCGCAGGCTTACTGTCTCTAACCCATACACGCGCGTGAACACCTGGCAGTAGTATTCGCCCACCAGCTTGCTTACCGCGTAGGGCGACAGCGGGTTAGGCAACATCGTCTCCACTTTGGGCAGGGTGGGCGTGTCGCCATATGCGGAAGAGGAAGCTGCATAAACCACTCGCTTCACGCCAGCGTCCCGCGCTGCCAGCAACACGTTGAAAGTGCCTGTGATGTTCACCTCATGCGTGGTGGCGGGGTCCTCCACCGAGCGCGGCACCGATCCCAGCGCGGCTTGATGGAACACCACCTGCACTCCCTCCATCAACCGGCTCAACAGCGCGCGAGCAGTAATAGAACCCTTGATGAAAGTGACGCTGTCCCGAAGATGCGCGATGTTCTCCTCGCGCCCGGTGGAGAGGTCATCCAGCACGATGACCTCGTGCCCCAGACCTACCAGTTTTTCCACGATGTGCGAGCCGATGAAGCCCGCCCCGCCGGTGACTAGAATACGCAAGACGATACCTCCTTGACAGGATGAGAAACCTAACCCCCTTGCCCCCTTCCCTACGAGGGAAGGGGGAGAGGTAAAGCTTGTTAACCTAACCCCCTTACCCCCTTCCCTACGAGGGAAGGGGAATGGAAGCACTCACGTGCTTCACCACAAACACCTACCTCCGCTTGTAGAGGCGCACGGTAGTGCACCTGCTCCCCTCTCCTCTTAGGAGAGGGGATGGGGGAGAGGTGGATGCTTGTTAACCTAACCCCCTTACCCCCTTCCCTACGAGGGAAGGGGAATGGAAGCACTCACGTGCTTCACTACAAACACCTACCTCCGCTTGTAGCGGCGCACGGTAGTGCACCTGCTCCCCTCTCCTCTTAGGGGAGGGGACGGGGGAGAGGTGGATGCTTGTTAACCTAACCCCCTTACCCCCTTCCCTACGAGGGAAGGGGAATGGAAGCACTCACGTGCTTCACTACAAACACCTACACTGCCCCGCTCTTTCCTTCGAACTGTGCAAAGATGTGACCACCACGGATACTACTCGCCGTTTCCTGCGTCACCACACTCTGAGTTTCCACATGGTAGAATCGATAGGAGTAAGTCGTTAGCATTTCCACTATCTGGGGCGTAGTTGGTTCCTCATTAATGTTGCGATGTATCTCGATAAACCAATCCGGGTAGCACCGCTGAATGGTCTCGTGTGCGCCGCGCAGGACATGCACTTCAAAACCCTCCACATCCACTTTGACCATGTCAGGGAGAGGCAGTTGATACCGCGCAATGAGCGAATCCAG of Armatimonadota bacterium contains these proteins:
- a CDS encoding glycosyl transferase, giving the protein MTARIGFVHFGTYPDIRVVKMTDTLAKAGFEVIVLARNIKGVNEPGAAHPYAHLLGQKGEEWRSRLQVRRILDDTPERWRGALTLPYHVNPIWRRAIRDLVVKDGCQLLIVRDMPLVLATTAVGKRTGVPVIFDMAENYPAVMAVWRRWEGRKRAVVNFFARNIALARLVERASVRAADQIFVVVPEHVERVVRLRGKTSGIEVIENTPVLEELDALYACYSQRTEWQPTPQGVEVVYGGNVHFYRGIDTLIEAAVLLKQRQLQKIRWTVVGTGKVMGRLRKLADEKGVADSVCFMGWQPDLMAFVYRAHAGYDGSHASEHTHNTMPNKLYDYMAFHKPVLVSDCRPMKRVVEAHQCGLVFRSQDAEDLAEKVLMLRDPDLRAQMGMNGRKAVEERYNWGVDGKRLVEVVEALLLGSG
- a CDS encoding polysaccharide deacetylase, with product MRAFVKSLIASYVYRRRTTLLQAFRGILILMYHEVVAKRDERFRLFPVLCTTPETFRQQMEWLQKHFEIISIYEAEQRLRQGAAADSRAVVITSDDGWTGFYKEAVSLGIAATVYVATCALNGRLPWYVRWRLLLKHDPYLLKPLAHELGDFEPFPDADTAIDRLKKLDIARIERLWESIARESGFREESLPADWFVNREQVRQAASSAITIGSHTVNHPLLTHERTEVALDESRESKKMLESLLGQPVKHFAYPNGDHDDRVAALVAEAGYATAVTTQPGWNLPGEHLYRLKRVDVHEAACVDHRGRFSEAMFALWITGEWTRVKSKLRFL
- a CDS encoding epimerase, which encodes MRILVTGGAGFIGSHIVEKLVGLGHEVIVLDDLSTGREENIAHLRDSVTFIKGSITARALLSRLMEGVQVVFHQAALGSVPRSVEDPATTHEVNITGTFNVLLAARDAGVKRVVYAASSSAYGDTPTLPKVETMLPNPLSPYAVSKLVGEYYCQVFTRVYGLETVSLRYFNVFGPRQNPHSQYAAVIPKFITAALKGEPLSVFGDGEQSRDFTYIDNVVQANLLAMESPHAVGKVYNVACGGRYTLNELIRQLETIFGRKLEVQYLPPRAGDVKHSEASIAEAQRDLGYRVLVSFEEGLRRTVGWYMDNGE